The following DNA comes from Chitinophaga nivalis.
CAGGTGTAGATATTTTGTCCGGATACATAGATACGCAGCCCGTTGATTTTATTGCGGACTACTTTCGGATCGATGGTGTAGCCGATGGTGAGGTTACGCAATCTGACAAAAGAACCGTCTTCCACGTGGAAGGAACTGATCTGTGCACTGTTGGCATTGGTCACCCGATTGGCTCTCATGGCATTGCCATCACCTGGGTCGGTGGGCGACTTCCAGTAGCTCATTACTTCCGCCATCTGATTGCCGTTACCTTCCGCGTTGAAGAGGAAGCGACGTTGCAGATTGAGGATTTCATTGCCCTGTACCGCCTGCAGGGATACCGTGAGGTCGAAGTTTTTGTAGCGGAATTCGTTGGTCAGCCCCCAGATAAAATCCGGGAAGTAGCTGCCGATGGTAGTTCTGTCGTTCGCATCTATCTTACCATCCTCTTTCACATCTACAAACCGGCGGTCGCCGGGTTTGGCAGTAGGATAATGCGGGTATCCTTTCACCTCTTCCGCATCGCGGAAGACACCCCCGTTTACATAGCCGTAGTAGCTGCCAATAGGCGCGCCTACCTGGGTAATATATAGCTGGGAAATAGTACCGTTACCACCATCAGAGATAATCGGCGCATTGGTACTACCCAATTGTAATACTTTGTTTTTGTTGGCGGAAATATTGAAGCTGGTATTCCATACCAACGCACCGGTGAGGTTACGGGAGGTTACCCCAAATTCAAATCCGCTGTTCTGTACTTTACCTACATTCTTCAAAGCAGTGCCGAATCCGGAGCTCAGCGGCACCGGTACATTGAGTAATAAGTCGGAAGTAGTGGCCCGGTAGTAGTCGGCGCTGAGATAGATCCGGTTGGAGAGCAGGCCAATGTCGATACCGGCATTGAGTTGCACGGTTTTCTCCCAGGTCAGGTCCGGATTCCCGGGCTGTGTTACCCCTACGCCATTCACAGCGGTACCTGTGCCTGGCCCGAGTACATAGTTATTGGAGGCCATCAGGTCGTAGGCGCCGTAGTTGGCGATCTGGAAGTTACCGCTGCTACCGTAGCTGATCCTGGCTTTCAGTTCAGAAATAAAGGGCACCTTAAAGAAGCCTTCATTACTGATGAGCCATCCGGCGGAAACAGCCGGGAAATAGCCCCACTTGTTGTGGGCGCCAAAACGGGAGGAACCGTCGCTGCGGATGCTACCGGACAGAAAGTATTTATCGGCAAAACTGTAGTTCACGCGGCCCAGGTAAGACAGCAAAGACCACTGCGACTCCGAAGAAGTGCCGCTGGTAATAGTGGCAGCGTTGATAGTTCTTACGGCATCATTGGGAAATCCGGTTCCCAATGTTTCGCTCGCGCGGGTATTATTTTTCTGAGAGGTATATCCTGCCAGCACATCGAATTTATGCCGGGAGCCGATTTCGAACTGGTAGTTCAGGGTATTTTCCCAGATCCAGTTGACTGCCAGGGCAGTTTGTGCCGATCCTTTAGGGATGGTAGGCGCCGCCTGTTGTACCGGTTTGTAGCTACCCAATGTGGAAGGGCGGAAAAAATTGCGGCTGAAATGATTGATATCTGCGGCAAAGAAGGTTTTAAACTTCAGGCCTTTGATGATTTCATATTCACCATATACACTACCCAGGTTGCGGATATGATCCATTTTATCGTAGATCTGCGAAGCCAGTGCTACCGGGTTTTCTCCGCCGGAATAGCCATAGGCCCAGGTATTTTGTTTGTTGGTGGCAAAGGTGCCATCTGCATTATATACCGGGAAAATGGGAGATGCTTTCAGGGCATTACTGAGGATACCGTCGAAGGTCCAGGGGCCTTCACTGTTCACCAGGTCGTAGTGGTCTACCGTAGGATTAACGGTCACGCCTACCTTGAGTTTTGGTGTCAGCGCTGCTGTGAGGTTGGCCCGCAGCCCATATCTTTTATAGCCGGAGTTAATGATCACACCTTGCTGATCGAAATAATTTCCGGAGATGTAGTACTGGAATTTGTCGTTGCCACCGGCAGCAGACAGGGTATGATTTTGTACCGGCGCATTGCGGAACAGCGCGTCCTGCCAGTCGGTATTCGTCAGGCCGGGCTGTCCTTGCAGATAAGGCAGGATTTCCGGGGGTAGCTGATAGTTAGCGTTACCACGGGTGGCATTATCATCCGTGATTTTTGCACCGGGTACATTGTCGAGGTAGGCGGTGTTTTTAGCATCGAAGGTGAGTTTCGCCCATTGATAGGCGTCCAGCATTTTTATTTTTTTGCTGACCTGCTGAAAGCCGGCATACATATTATAGGAGAAAGCGGGCGGGCCGGATATTTTACCTTTTTTGGTGGTAATCAGCACCACGCCATTAGCGGCGCGGGAGCCATAGATGGCCGAGGCAGCCGCATCTTTCAGCACATCGATACTGGCAATATCATCGCTGTTGAGGGTGCTCAACGGGTCTGGCGCTTTCTGAAAAGAAGCCTGGCCTGTGATGTTCACCACATCGGTGCTTCCCTGCAGGTTTTTCAGGTCGTTGGAAAGCGGAATACCATCTATTACATAGAGTGGATCGGTACCGGCGGAAATGGAGTTCAGGCCGCGGATACGGATACTGATACTACCACCGGGGGCACCGCTGTTCTGAATAACCTGTACACCGGGCAGTTTACCCGCAATGGCCTGGCCAAAGCTGGTCACTGGCTGATCTTTCAGGTCAGCAGCACGGATAGACGTTACGGCACCTGTAATAGCCTGCCGCCGCTGTATACCGTAACCGACTACCACTACCTGGTTCAGGGCGGAAGTAGCTTCCTGGAGTACAATGGTTAGTTGCAGGGGTTTGCCGGCCTGGATGACTTGTCCGGCCAGCTGTCTTGTTTCAAAGCCAATCGCCGTAAAACGAAAAGTATACGGGCCGCCGGCTGGTAATCCGGTAAAAGTGAAGATGCCCGCTCCATTGGATTGGGCGGCGGTTTCCACGCCGGTGTTACTGTTGCGGGCGATGACGGAGATGCCCGGCAATACTTCTTTGCGTTCGTTTTGCACGATACCGGTCACGCTTACACTTTTTTCCTGTGCCCATACTGTTAAAGGCAACCATAAAGCCAGCATAAAAAAAGCACGTAACCATTTTTTCTTACACGTGCGTGCGTAAATAAGATACATAGGTAACTTTGGTTTAATAAACTACATAGCCACTCCGGCGGATCTATACCGCGTGAACAGGGAAGACTATACGAAAAGCCGGTTAATAAAATTTAATGATGTACTCCGGGACCTGCGCGAACAGATTTTATTTATTTAGAGATTCAGGTTGAACGGGTGATCACAGTTGCTATAGTTTCCTTTCATGCAGACCCGTTGTTTTATAAAGATAAAATTAATAACAACTTTTTAGTCTACCAAATTAATAGACTAAATAAATCAACAATGCGTGCGGCAGGACCGCAGCAAATATACAAGGTATCTGTATAGGAAAGACAAGGGGACATCGCTTCCCGGAGGGATTGTTACTATATGGCTGCTGCCCGCAGCCATAAAAAAAGGTTTACGCCGCGGTAATGGTCCGGCAGCGTAAACCTTTCATGTAAGGCATTTATACTATTTACGGGTATAGAGGAGGATATCTTCCTCTCCCGGCTCGATTTCGTTCAGGGGTTCTTCCCATCCCTGCGGCAGCGGAAAAATGGTATGCAGGCTACCCATCAGTTCCAGCCATCCGCTCATCTCATCCGACACTTCCACGCCTTCTCCCCTGTCTACATTAAACACCAGGAAAGTCACCTCTCCGGGATATGCATATACTTTATATCCTGAGATACCGGTTACATCTTTCCAGCGTACGACTGTATCGATGCCTTCATCATATTTTACAGAGAGTTTCTGTTCGTCAAAAAGTATGTCCATGCCGCAAAGGTATTATTTTTTTTAATGCCCGAAGCAGCAGCAAAGGGCAGCTGCAGCAGCGCTGTCCTATAACAGGAATGGATATACGTTTTATATATTTATGATAATGATTGCGAGAAGTGATGAGCCGTAATCGTATAGCCATGGTTCAGGTATAGACGGTGGGCAGTGGTGCGTTGATGGCCCGAATCCAGCGTTACCTTCTGCACCCCTGCCTCAGCAGCCAGTGCTTTAATATGCCGCAGCAACACCGACGCATAGCCTTTTCCCTGATAGGCCGGTAAGGTTACCAGGTCATCAATATAAATAATCCTGCCATTGACCAGGTTATGTATGTAACGATAACCGGCGCAGGTCACCACTTTGGTGTCATCTTCATCTGCAGTGAGATAAATCAGGTGAAAACCTTCTTCCGCCATTTCTTTCAGCTGGGCTACCAGGCGATCCGGAGAGATATGCGGACGCAGGTGTAAGAGGGTTTCACTGCAGGCTTGCCGGGATGCATCGTCCAGGGCTGTTTTAACGATTCTCATGTTATGGGTTTGTATCGTGATCAAAAAAACGCTTGTTTTTTTCTTCAAAATTAATTCCATCAGGACTATCTTAGTAGTCCACATTACAATTAGTGAATAGTCCAGATGTTACCTTTTCAAACACTCCTGCAACCCGATAAGCAGCTGAAACAACACGTTTACCAGCAGATTGCCGGCCGCCTGATTAACCTGATCCAGGAAGGCATCCTGCAGCCCGGTAGCTATCTGCCCGGCAGCCGGGTTATGGCCGATCTATTACAGCTGCACCGCAAAACCGTGATCGCGGCCTATGAAGAGTTACTGAGCCAGGACTGGATTGTGGCCATCCCCCGCAAGGGCATGATGGTAGCCACCAATCTGCCGCTGATGAAGCCCAGGAGCTATCAACCGGCCGTATCGCCCTATGCACAAACGCCCGGCTTCCGGTTCAATACGCAGATTCCTTCGCTGCCAGCGCAGGTAGCGCCCACCAAAACCCGGTTGGTTGTCAATGATGGGGCACCTGACGTCAGACTGGCTCCCCTGGAAGAATGGATAAAGGCCTGCCGGAGCATTATCCAAAGTCCGCAATACCCCAAGCGCCTGACACAGGGGCCTACGGCAGGCAGTGAAAACCTGCGGCAGGAAACCATCCGGTATCTCAGCCACACCAGAGGCCTCCGGCTGGACCTGCAGAATATACTGATCACCAGAGGTGCGCAGATGGCCATTTACCTCGCCGCTTCTTTGCTGGTGAAGAAAGGAGACGCCGTGATTGTAGCCTCGCCCAATTACTTTTATGCAGACCAGTGTTTTGAGCAACTGGGTGCGCAACTCCTGCGGGTACCGGCAGACCAGGATGGCATTGATACAGATGCGGTGGAACAATTATGCCGCACCCGTAAGATCCGTTGTCTGTATATTATCAGTCACCACCACCACCCTACCACAGTCACGCTCAGTGCAGTGCGCCGTATGAAACTGTTACAGCTGATACGCACCTATCAGCTGGCCGTTATAGAAGATGACTATGATTACGACTACCACTACCCCACGGCCCCCATACTGCCGCTGGCCAGTGCAGACCATGGCGGTCATGTCATCTATATCGGCTCCATGACCAAATCGCTGGGCCTATCTATCCGTATCGGGTATATGATTGCGCCGGCAGCCTTCATTGAAGCTGCCACGGCTTTGCGTCGCCTGATGGACCTGCGTGGCGATAACCTGTCGGAAGAAGCCCTCGCCTTATTGCTGGCCGATGGGACGATTGAACGACACCTTAAAAAGTCCAACAAGATTTATCATGAAAGGCGGGATCTGTTATGCCGGCTATTGACAGCTAAATTAGGAGATGCCGTAGATTTTGTACCGCCGAATGGCGGCATGGCGTTATGGCTGCCCTTCCACCGCCGCCACCCACTGCCGGTACTGGCAACTAAAGCAGCCGCACAGGGCGTGGCCATCAGTGATGGCGCTCATTACAATTACGGTGGCCTGTCGTTGAATGCCCTGCGTTTCGGATTTGCCTCGCTTAATCCCAAAGAGATCACCACTGTGGTGAATATACTGGCAGGTATCTTACAAACGTGAAAGGCTACACGCCGTTAAGAAGTGAGCCGGAAGCTGATGCGGAATAAGCCTGTAGCGCCGGCATCGTTATCGGAGGCCAGGTGTAATATCCAGGAATCAGCTGTGATGGATTCCACACAGATGCCTTCTATTTTCTGTTGTTTCAATACCTCACTGACAGCGCCTAAAGCCACGTATCCGTCGCAGGTAAGTGCCCGGTGGTGCAGCCGGGTACTGACATTCGTTATCCAGGCAATATAACTATCTCCGATTTCCCCGTCGTCATAGGCATTGGCCGTGGCTTCCACCGATACCGCCAGTAACAGCAGGTCGTGCTGTGCCACGTAACACAGTTCCGATATGCCGGTAAACAGCGGGGTATCTTTAATACCGGTATCCACCGCTATCATGGTCAACGATATGGGTGCTGCCGTTGTTTCTATGTCCGGTACCGTCACCAGCAGGTGATTGGTACGATGGGTATCGTTGCCCCGGTTGGCCCACACCAGTTTATCACCAATGATCGTAGCCCCTTCTATATTCAGTTCCGTTAACCCGGCCTGTTGTAATGCCGGTATCAGCGGATTGGGATAAAAGAGCGGGGTGCCAGCGTTGGATAACGGGATGGAGATGAGTTGTTCCCGTTGCGGGGTGGCCGCGGAACCAATCAGCAATAAAGTAGTTACACCTTCCCATTCCCGTATCACAGCCGCTTCCAGGTCGGCCTTCTGCGCCTTGGGAATGCGGGGAACTGTTGTCTCAAAAAGCGGAATGCGGGCTATTTCCTGGTACTGGGTGTCCATTACCCGCACATAGGTGGCATCGTCGCCCACCAGGTAAAGTTTGTCCTGATGATATACTATAGCTGATCCGGAAGGAAAGTCCGGCAGCAAAGCTGTTTGCAATAAGGTTACGGTGGCTTGCATCTGATATGATTCCTGTAGTCTACAAATTAGATAATTACCGGCAGCTTTCACCGGTAATATTTTTCATATAGCGGTTACCGTTAACGGTTGATCGATAATACACG
Coding sequences within:
- a CDS encoding GNAT family N-acetyltransferase; translated protein: MRIVKTALDDASRQACSETLLHLRPHISPDRLVAQLKEMAEEGFHLIYLTADEDDTKVVTCAGYRYIHNLVNGRIIYIDDLVTLPAYQGKGYASVLLRHIKALAAEAGVQKVTLDSGHQRTTAHRLYLNHGYTITAHHFSQSLS
- a CDS encoding DUF6929 family protein — encoded protein: MQATVTLLQTALLPDFPSGSAIVYHQDKLYLVGDDATYVRVMDTQYQEIARIPLFETTVPRIPKAQKADLEAAVIREWEGVTTLLLIGSAATPQREQLISIPLSNAGTPLFYPNPLIPALQQAGLTELNIEGATIIGDKLVWANRGNDTHRTNHLLVTVPDIETTAAPISLTMIAVDTGIKDTPLFTGISELCYVAQHDLLLLAVSVEATANAYDDGEIGDSYIAWITNVSTRLHHRALTCDGYVALGAVSEVLKQQKIEGICVESITADSWILHLASDNDAGATGLFRISFRLTS
- a CDS encoding aminotransferase-like domain-containing protein, which encodes MLPFQTLLQPDKQLKQHVYQQIAGRLINLIQEGILQPGSYLPGSRVMADLLQLHRKTVIAAYEELLSQDWIVAIPRKGMMVATNLPLMKPRSYQPAVSPYAQTPGFRFNTQIPSLPAQVAPTKTRLVVNDGAPDVRLAPLEEWIKACRSIIQSPQYPKRLTQGPTAGSENLRQETIRYLSHTRGLRLDLQNILITRGAQMAIYLAASLLVKKGDAVIVASPNYFYADQCFEQLGAQLLRVPADQDGIDTDAVEQLCRTRKIRCLYIISHHHHPTTVTLSAVRRMKLLQLIRTYQLAVIEDDYDYDYHYPTAPILPLASADHGGHVIYIGSMTKSLGLSIRIGYMIAPAAFIEAATALRRLMDLRGDNLSEEALALLLADGTIERHLKKSNKIYHERRDLLCRLLTAKLGDAVDFVPPNGGMALWLPFHRRHPLPVLATKAAAQGVAISDGAHYNYGGLSLNALRFGFASLNPKEITTVVNILAGILQT
- a CDS encoding SusC/RagA family TonB-linked outer membrane protein; translated protein: MYLIYARTCKKKWLRAFFMLALWLPLTVWAQEKSVSVTGIVQNERKEVLPGISVIARNSNTGVETAAQSNGAGIFTFTGLPAGGPYTFRFTAIGFETRQLAGQVIQAGKPLQLTIVLQEATSALNQVVVVGYGIQRRQAITGAVTSIRAADLKDQPVTSFGQAIAGKLPGVQVIQNSGAPGGSISIRIRGLNSISAGTDPLYVIDGIPLSNDLKNLQGSTDVVNITGQASFQKAPDPLSTLNSDDIASIDVLKDAAASAIYGSRAANGVVLITTKKGKISGPPAFSYNMYAGFQQVSKKIKMLDAYQWAKLTFDAKNTAYLDNVPGAKITDDNATRGNANYQLPPEILPYLQGQPGLTNTDWQDALFRNAPVQNHTLSAAGGNDKFQYYISGNYFDQQGVIINSGYKRYGLRANLTAALTPKLKVGVTVNPTVDHYDLVNSEGPWTFDGILSNALKASPIFPVYNADGTFATNKQNTWAYGYSGGENPVALASQIYDKMDHIRNLGSVYGEYEIIKGLKFKTFFAADINHFSRNFFRPSTLGSYKPVQQAAPTIPKGSAQTALAVNWIWENTLNYQFEIGSRHKFDVLAGYTSQKNNTRASETLGTGFPNDAVRTINAATITSGTSSESQWSLLSYLGRVNYSFADKYFLSGSIRSDGSSRFGAHNKWGYFPAVSAGWLISNEGFFKVPFISELKARISYGSSGNFQIANYGAYDLMASNNYVLGPGTGTAVNGVGVTQPGNPDLTWEKTVQLNAGIDIGLLSNRIYLSADYYRATTSDLLLNVPVPLSSGFGTALKNVGKVQNSGFEFGVTSRNLTGALVWNTSFNISANKNKVLQLGSTNAPIISDGGNGTISQLYITQVGAPIGSYYGYVNGGVFRDAEEVKGYPHYPTAKPGDRRFVDVKEDGKIDANDRTTIGSYFPDFIWGLTNEFRYKNFDLTVSLQAVQGNEILNLQRRFLFNAEGNGNQMAEVMSYWKSPTDPGDGNAMRANRVTNANSAQISSFHVEDGSFVRLRNLTIGYTIDPKVVRNKINGLRIYVSGQNIYTWTRYTGYNPEVNARPDSPLSQGEDYGTYPLPRTFTAGLNLTF